AGTTAAAACAATGAGACTTCAAACATTACAGAAATTGCTATACTGCTCAGATAAGATTCCCTGGATTGCATACAGCTTGTCTATTCTACAGGATATAGGAGGAATCGGAATAGATAAGCAGTTGTTCTTAATTGAAAAATCTTTTGTCTCAAGAGTAAGTCgttgtattttaaagttttatgagTCTGTGTTTAGAGCTTGGCAATTGTTGAAGAAGGTCAGAAAGGAGAGTGAACATTACGGTGTCTTGGAACCATTATTCTTTAATTCTCTTTTTAAAATGAACTCATCGATTTCAAGTACAGTAGTTGATATGTTTTTAAAGACTGGAATAGTCACTGTAATGGACTTAATTGATTCTACAAAAGGTCAATGGCGTACGACTTCATCGATAGCTGATCAAGTTGGGCTGAGATCAGAAAGATATGTTGAAGGGTTAATAGaggatttcaaaaaaaaaaattcctcaatCTTTTTTGACctttgtaaaaactttttttgaaaatggtgAAAAGTCCCTGACCTTTCCAGATCTTAGAGTAGAAATAAGATTTGAATTAGATGaagatttaaataatactttGTTATTAAAGGGATTTAAAGATGTTTTGTTTCAGAATGTGGAAAAAAAGATGTTGTATGGAATGTGTGTGAAATCTTTGTTCTACGCTCAATTGAAAAGACGGACTGATACTAAATGGAGAGAATATTTATCAATTTCCTCAGAACTAACTCCATCATGGAGGTGTTTGTATAAAGCCCCTATTCCTAAGAGATCTGGGGATCTCCAGTGGAGAATACTCCACTGTGCTGTGGCCACAAATAGTCTTGTCTCAAAATTTAATGCAATGATTTCATTTACATGTCCATTTTGTAATGCTCCTGAtactgtttttcatgttttttctgATTGTTGTAgattaattcctttgtttgaaCTGTTGGGGAAAATATTTACTGAACTTgggtttatttttacaaaaaatctgtttattttgggCTTGAAGTACAAGAAGGAATGGAAAGCACAGTGCACTGTGGCTAACTTTCTATTAGGGCAAGCAAAGTTGGCAATTTTGAAATCCCACACATGTAAAAATGATGGGGAAAATATTGATCTGGTTGGAATGTTCAAATCATTAGTAAAGTACAGGGTTGCTGTAGAATATGCCTAttgtaaattaacaaataacatggATTTTTTTGATGCAAGGTGGAGTGTGAAAAATGCTCTTGTGGTGAGAAATGGTTTTGGAGAGTTATGGTTTAATTGGTAAAATTgtgaattatcattattattatctaatttagttatttatttgtttttgtgtggtGCAAATATTGTAATTAAACTAGTTGTTtgattaaaagatttttaaaagtcaaaaagtctctctctctctcacaggtgtgtctctctctctctctctctctctctctctctctcaggtgtgtgtgtgtatcatggGCCGTATCTTCTTGGATCACATCGGCGGGACGCGTCTCTTCTCCTGTGCTAACTGTGACACAATCCTGACGAACCGCTCCGAGCTGATCTCCACACGCTTCACCGGAGCCACCGGACGAGCTTTCCTCTTCAACAAGGTCTATATCATCCGTGATAGACAAACTGTTCTTTCAACGATGTGAGATTAGGTCTTTATTACTAAACACCCTACAGAGTGCACTCGTTCTTTCACTGCACGATtcagtttattaaaatacatttagaaagatCACAGAATACAAGATATGGGGCAGAAAATGTATACGTGGAAGAACAAATAGATTCTGTCTATACTGTTAAAATACCAGGGGTTTCTGCTTTTTATACTACTTagtgcaaatagtggcaattatctgctcctcagtattgtagtacattataaaacagtatacaataacttgagtgtacatttttaattttatttcagattattaAATGTATGACACCTTATCCTCTTTCTAACCCTACcaaattctgtattttcagctttctgattatttccttaattttcattgaaaataaatgcttttctgatgtgatttggtATTTGAAGAGGCCAAACAAAAGTTTGCCAAAAGGCAGATTTGAACCCGGGGTCAATCTCAATGACCTCTGCACCACTGGAGATGACGTCATCGACTGGTGGGCGGAGTCAGGAAACAAGACTCGGTTTATATATTCTATAAATACTCATCCTAACccagcatgattacaaatgtgatattgattttatacaacactCCAATAAACAGCAATTCATATTAAGAGACTTATGTTTTAGACTAAACATTGCCTGTTTTTGCAACAACATGACGtgatttgttcctgaatgaatcagctgtttaaatgattcagttcaatcacAATGACTCACTAATTAACAGTGGTTTGCTGCCACCTGCTGGATGctttcatttcacatttaaagtggtTCATgtaaggccgggcatacactgtgtgaGAAACCAACTCTGTACGAGCAGATCATAGAGATGTAAAGTCAAAGCTCAACATTAATCATAGCTCATTACTGCACAACTCATGCACggataataaatgattaaatgagctTACATCTcactgaacattatttaaaacatttagataTTACACAATGAATAGGCCTCTGGTTAAAGTTCTTCCACATACACCGTATACAGAAGATCAAGTATATTCAAGATCAGATCAAGAGCGGATTAAATATAACAAGGCAGACGAGATACACGAGGTGGAAATGTGAAATTGTAGGAATGTAAGAAATGTTCTAGTTTAATAATAAAGTGCTTGTGCACATGAGAGTTGGCTCAGAGCAGATATACGGTTAGGATGTGTGTGtcttcggtgtgtgtgtgtgtgtgaactgaacACTGTGCAGGAGTGTGTATAGTGCAGATGTATGCCAGTGTCCATTTAGTGGCGTGTTTATTACTAATTGTAAAATAATGGACAATGGTTTATTTCCCTCTTTTAGTGTTGTTGCAGTGTCAGAGATGAAATGGTGAAGGTTGTGTTGTGGCTCAGGTGCGGTGAGGGACAGAGCTCGGGGTTTAGGACCGTGTCTTCAGCTGTGATACACCCTCACGAGGGACACACGTCCCACAGCCTCAGGACACACTTGTctcttacacatacacacacacacacacacacagagaaaccagTCGCACCAGTCAGAGATCAGCTCAGATCAGGATGAAGTAAGTCACACAGTGTTTGTGCGGCTGGAGGCAGATCACCTCACCATAGAAGTGTCtgcaaaaagaataaatgtacatggatcttttaattaaataaatatcagtattcacgttttgtttaatatatcaaaacagtAGTAATGCATATGTAACTGCAGGTCAAATACATTCCTGTCcttcattaaacagtgtgtaaacatCTAAATATCACTTGATGATGAATTTAGTTGTTGCTGATTTCATTTGCTTGCTAACGGCCCAAATGTCGTATGATTGTAATTCAtggattaaatgtaagaatttgactgAAAAGATGACTTTATAAAAGAATATGGAACACTTGACCACAGTACGACCGTCTCAGAAACGCAGGAGGTGTAGTGTGTTGGTGAGGGTCTGGTGCTGATGCTGGGGTCTGTGATGTGTCTCAGGTGGTGAATCTGCAGTACAGCGAGGTGCAGGACCGTGTGATGCTGACCGGCAGACACATGGTGCGAGACGTCAGCTGTAAGAACTGCAACAGCAAGCTGGGCTGGATCTACGAGTTCGCCACCGAGGACAGCCAGCGCTACAAGGAGGGCCGTGTGATCCTGGAGCGAGCGCTGGTGCGAGAGAGCGAGGGCTTCGAGGAGCACGTCCCGTCAGACGCCTCCTAATCTCTCTCACGTCAGAGAGTCACTAATGAACACGCACAGCAGGACGAGAGCTTcagataaacaaacacacaaacaaacacggcACGTAACGACCAGATCATCTGCACACCAGCGGATGGCAGTTCAGATTATTTGACAGAAATGCATATGTTCATGGCTTCTTTCCCGTGTTTGACATGTTTCCTCTGTAAGTATGGAGTTCTGTTTGTGCCAGAAGTGTAGACTGCTTTGTGGAGGTCAGCTGttaatgctgttgtttttgtccGTACTTCAGAAGTCTGTGCTCTCAGTTCTCTTTGGATATCCATATAAATAAACAGAACTGGCTCAATAATAAGTTTATCAACATGTTTCTAAAACTCTGAATATTATGATGATGACTATAGATTGATTGCTGCACAAGTTTTAGAAAACTCTTTTTGGGAAAAGCTAATTCTGTGTGTTTATCTGGATATTACAGAATGTAAGGCACAGTATTGAACTGAAGAACGGACACTAAACCACATCACCAGcagcagacagacacacatcATGAAGGATCCATGACTTCTGCACTAATCTAACTCCATACATAAGATCTCCATCTTCACCGGGAGACCAAGGGTTAATGAATGCACCTGATGAAATGACGTAGATTTCTCTGTTTGTTTCCTTAAATGTTGAGGAGAGTTGTGATCCCTTCTCTATCCTCCGTTAGTCATCTGTGGTTTCAGTCGTGTGACctcacagattcacacagaggttcacacagattcacacaggttcacacagagttcacacagattcacacaggttcacacagGTTCTCACAGGTTCACACAGAggttcacacagattcacacaggttcacacaggttcacacagattcacacaggttcacacagagttcacacagattcacacaggttcacacagattcacacaggttcacacagagttcacacagattcacacaggttcacacagattcacacagaggttcacacaggttcacacagagttcacacagattcacacaggttcacacagGTTCTCACAGGTTCACACAGAggttcacacagattcacacaggttcacacaggttcacacagattcacacaggttcacacagagttcacacagattcacacaggttcacacagattcacacaggttcacacagagttcacacagattcacacaggttcacacagattcacacagaggttcacacaggttcacacagattcacacagaggtTCTCACAGGttcacacaggttcacacagattcacacagattcacacaggttcacacagagttcacacagattcacacagattcacacaggttcacacagAGGTTCTCACAGGttcacacaggttcacacagattcacacagattcacacagagttcacacagattcacacaggttcacacaggttcacacagattcacacaggttcacacaggttcacacagAGGTTCTCACAGGttcacacaggttcacacagattcacacagattcacacaggttcacacaggttcacacagattcacacagattcacacaggttcacacagGTTCTCACAGGTTCACACAGAGttcacacaggttcacacaggttcacacagGTTCAGGGTTTCAGACTGAAGAGCTGGTGTTTGTGTTGGAGCAGACTTTAGCACATGTTCACTCGATCTGTTTTCTTCACACACAGCGTGTATTAGATCACTCTACTCTTGTATTTCTACACTTTTAGAAACTATCTTCCTGTGTTCTGTTGGAGAGGAGTGTGGCAGTAATCTTATTCTTGTGTTGGTGATTTCTTCAAGACTTTGTGGATTCTTTGGGTCTTTATTTCTCCTCAGTTCTGCTGAACTTTATTGTATGGTTTCTCTGAGCTAATTCCTCTCAAACTCCTCTCGTTTGTGTTCGGTGTTTGCTTCTGAAGTACCAGCAAGagcgtttcttcttcttctctctgtcGTTTGATTGAAGCCGCTTCTGTTCATTATTGTATTCATGAGGTTCACTGTGTTATATTTGATGTCTGACTTGAAGAATAAATCATTGCCTAAAGTGGAATTTTTCTTCCTTCCCAGTATTTCAAGAAATCAGTAACACTTTACCATGAGCTTCACTTCAAAACACTTCAGaagtattcattcattttaatgttaacTTTTGTGCATTTAGTAATATCTGATTAAAGTCCaaagctgtttttattaatattacatgtgtccctgcagcacagaagcagtcatcagtagcacagggatatttgtagaaatagacaacaatacattgtatgagtcacaattataatatttttttttgctccctcagatttcagatgatgtatacatctcaatttcaaaaacGTGACCCTTTAGACTGGtcttgtgctccagagtcacatttAGCTGAGCTGACATGAGCTAGCAATGGACAGATGTATTTTTATGAACTAACAAAGATTAGTAAATACAGTAACAGATGTGTTGACTGCACTGATCTCATAGAGCTCCAGCAGACGGGAGTAAAGCTGAGTGTGGATCTGTCTCTCGGGGGGGGACACTGGTCATCTTCTGTGTTTGACCGAAAGATCTCCTCTTACACTGACCGTCATCCCAACCCTGATCACATACAGCAGAACAgagctctgaacacacacacgcacgcacacacacacacacacacacacacgcacactcacacacagacacacacccacacacacactcactcaaaccaaCACACAACCACTGCTTCCCATGCTCTGCTGTGTTCTGCTCCATATCGTCTCTTCTTTCAGACTACAGgaagaaaacatttgaaatacagatttaagtgtttgttttacatttatgtgaatgatgataaatataaatttaagaaACTGaccattatgactggttttgtgttctaGGGTCACATATAAATTGagacctatttatttatttagtaatattttacttgtatttattgatgtatcCTACCATTCTTCGTGTAATTAAGCAGCTGGAGACTTGTAGTGTCGTTAGTAATCTATCTGTAGTTGTGTTGTTGAGCTGTGATCCTCTGGGTTTAGATTCACCAGCACCAACCCAAAGAAAACACGAGTGCTTTAAAACAAATGAAGTGTTTGCAcagttttaatttcacagttGTTTGAGGACACGAGGAAAAACTAATATTGACAATCATGAGATAGAGAAGCGTGTTTATGACTTGTATCCACATGACCCCGCGCTGACCTGCAGGGAACTAACTAACTCCCCCCAAACTAACTCGGTCAGCAGCACGGAACCGGCTCGGTGAGTGTTCAGAGATGACGAGGAGGCCTGAAGCGATCCGACGCGACGCGACGCGTCATCAGCGCGTGGAGAAGTGCCACCTCATGATCGTGAGTCAGACAGGTGAGCGTCAGGGAGACGCACGCGATCATGGGGCGCTACAGCGGGAAGACGTGCCGCCTGATCCTGATGCTGGTCATCACCGTCATCTTCTTCGTGGCGGAGATCGTGGCGGGGTACATGGGCAACTCCATCGCGCTGGTCTCGGACTCCTTCAACATGCTGTCGGACATCCTGTCGCTGTGCGTCGGGCTGACGGCGGCGCGCGTGTCGCGGCGCGCGGGCTCGGGGCGCTTCACGTACGGAATGGGTCGCGCGGAGGTGGTGGGCGCGCTGGCCAACGCCGTGTTCCTCGCCGCGCTCTGCTTCTCCGTGTCCATGGAGTCACTGAAGAGGCTCGCCCTGCCGCAGGCCATCGATGAGCCGCCGCTCGTGCTGATCGTGGGCTCGCTGGGGCTCGCGGTGAACGTGCTCGGGCTCGTCATCTTCCAGGACTGCAGCTGCTGCGTGCGCGCGACGCGACGGAACGACGCTCCTGTGTCGCGCGAGGCGGAGGAGGACGCAGGTGCTGACCCTGTAACGCGTCATGCTTGCTGTTTAACTACATGCCTCACTGAGACAGATCCATCTCCTAAATGCTGAGGTTTCTGTGGCTCAAGCTTTCACAGATAAAGGTTGAATTCTCTGCATCTTCCTCAGTGTTTCGGTCGTGTTTTCCagcacaaatatctaaacatgcctaaatcaagatacatttactggagATGCATAATGAACAAATAAAGTCTACATACTGATCAAAATAAAGTATGTTTATGATTAAAGCAGgaacaaatatctgtcactgAGGAAAGAAAACCCTTTGAATTAGGAATCTTTAGATATTTGCACTGGAAGACAAGACAAAAGTGCCGATGAAGAACAGTGGGATCAGAAGTTACAGTGAAAAGTTATTTCAGTATATCTTTtctataattaattaaaagtaatggAGATCTGTTGGAAGTTGTTTAAGACTGTATTGACACATTGTGTTCCATTCGATTTATTCCTCAGGTTTTCTTTACTTGCTCTAAAATATGTCTTCCAGATGAAGATAGGCAGTATATAGACGtctctgtgatgtgtgtgttgtggtggGACGGATCTGCACGGATTATTAAAGTCTCTGAGCGTGTGCTTGTACTTTAGTGTGATCTGAATAATCTTCTGCTGGAGAACAGCGTGACTGGTGTGTGAGACTCACTCAGAGCTGTGTGTTTGTCATGGATCTCCAGAACCGCTCTCCACACTTCTGCTTTCTCCATCCACAGACCTGCAGCAGAAGAAGACCAGGAGCGACGGACCTCCTCTGAACATAcggggtgagtgtgtgtgtgtgagtgtgagtgagtgtgagtgtgagtgtgtgtgtgtgtgtgtgtgagtgtgtgtgtgagtgtgtgtgtgtgtgtgtgtgagtgagtgtgtgtgtgtgtgtgagtgtgtgtgtgtgtgagtgtgagtgtgtgtgtgtgtgtgtgtgtgtgtgtgtgtgagtgtgtgtgagagagtgtatgtgtgtgtgtgtgtgtgtgtgtgtgtgagtgtgtgtgtgtgtgtgtgtgtgtgtgtgtgtgtgtgtgagtgtgtgtgtgtgtgtgagtgtgtgtgtgtgtgtgtgtgtgtgtgtgtgtgagtgtgtgtgtgtgtgtgtgtgtgtgtgtgtgtgtgagtgtgagtgtgtgtgtgtgagtgagtgtgtgtgtgtgtgtgtgtgtgtgtgtgtgagtgtgtgtgtgagtgtgagtgtgtgtgtgtgtgtgtgtgtgtgtgtgagagagtgtatgtgtgtgtgtgtgtgtgtgagtgtgtgtgtgtgagtgtgagtgtgtgtgtgtgtgtgtgtgtgagtgtgtgtgtgtgtgtgagtgtgagtgtgtgtgtgtgtgtgtgagtgtgagtgtgtgtgtgtgtgtgtgtgagtgtgagtgtgtgtgtgtgtgtgtgagtgtgagtgtgagtgtgagtgtgtgtgtgtgtgtgtgagtgtgagtgtgtgtgtgtgtgtgtgtgagagagtgtatgtgtgtgtgtgtgtgtgtgtgagtgtgtgtgtgtgtgtgtgagtgtgagtgtgtgtgtgtgtgtgtgtgtgtgagtgtgtgtgtgtgtgtgagtgtgagtgtgtgtgtgtgtgtgtgtgtgagtgtgtgtgtgtgtgtgagtgtgtgtgtgtgtgtgtgagtgtgagtgtgtgtgtgtgagtgtgagtgtgtgtgtgtgtgtgtgtgagtgtgagtgtgtgtgtgtgtgtgtgagtgtgagtgtgagtgtgtgtgtgagtgtgagtgtgtgtgtgtgtgtgtgtgtgtgagtgtgtgtgtgagtgtgagtgtgtgtgtgtgtgtgtgtgtgagcagtggCGTAACAAGCCAACACCGGGCCCTTAAGCAGGATTATCGAGGCGGGTCCCTCTACTACAACACGTGAGGACGCTAcgcgcaccaaaaaaaaaaaaaaaaactgctggtgTGGGCGCACCATAATAACACATTGTTACTGTTACTGTCACTGCTATATACACATAGGCATAGGTCCAAATACATAAAAAGATGCTCACTTACATTATAGCTGCATTTTCCGGGCTTTCCTCTGTGCGCAGTTGTCGATCATATCCTTAAGGGCCAGATTGCGCGCAGGAGCATTCTCAATTGATAGTATGGCAAGTCCAGAGAGACGACTCTGTCCCATTGCTCCATCTCAATCTCGATCTCCCCCCTGTGTCATCTTCTTTTTAAAGAACCTTCCGATTTTtggtaatttattaattaatttattaaattcctCTTTTCGTTTGCGCTTTTGAAAgccaattttttataatttgatgACTCCATGTCTGTCTCAAGTTCAATGTTTTTTACTGTTTCGCACGCAATGCCTTGTTCACCCGGGGATTCCCCAGTTCCAATTAGAAACAAACTACATCAAATTCATCATTGTTcgtttcaaacatttatttaattttcagtcaAATATGCTGTTGTCATTATCTATTCAAATCAATtcgcaattaaattaaatgcgaTCAAACTAAAAGTAGTAAAATGCGATAGGGGGACCCGGCTGTCAATCAAAATCTTCCAGTAACGCGGGCGGGCCCCTGATTGGTCCGGGCCCGTAAGCAACCGCTTACCGATAGTtacgcctgtgtgtgtgtgtgagtgtgtgaatgtcatctctctctctctccgcaggtGTGtgtcatgtctctctctctccgcaggtGTGtgtcatgtctctctctctccgcaggtGTGtgtcatgtctctctctctccgcaggtGTGtgtcacgtctctctctctctctctccacaggtGTGtgtcacgtctctctctctctctccacaggtGTGtgtcacgtctctctctctctctctccacaggtGTGtgtcacgtctctctctctctctccgcaggtGTGTaagcgtgtctctctctctccgcaggtGTGtgtcacgtctctctctctctctccgcaggtGTGtgtcatgtctctctctctccgcaggtGTGtgtcatgtctctctctctccgcaggtGTGtgtcatgtctctctctctctccgcaggtGTGtgtcacgtctctctctctctctccacaggtGTGtgtcacgtctctctctctctctccgcaggtGTGTAAGCGTGTCTCTCTCCGCAGGTGTGtgtcacgtctctctctctctccgcaggtGTGtgtcacgtctctctctctctccgcaggtGTGtgtcatgtctctctctctctccgcaggtGTGtgtcatgtctctctctctctccgcaggtGTGtgtcacgtctctctctctctctctctccgcaggtGTGtgtcacgtctctctctctctccgcaggtGTGCTGCTGCACGTGTTGAATGATGCGCTGGGTtcagtggtggtggtggtggcctCGGCTCTGTTCTGCGTGTGGCCCCTGGCCCCTGAGAGCCCGTGTAACTGGCAGTGTTACGTGGACCCCAGTCTGACGCTGGTCATGGTGGTCATCATCATGTCGTCCGCTGCTCCTCTGGTCAAAGAGACGACTGGGATCCTGCTGCAGATGAGTCCTCCTGACCTGCCGCTCACCGCCGTCTGTGAGTTCACATTCACGTCTCTAGAGAAGCCTTCTTCAGTGAAACTGACCCATACTCACAAtacgtgctctgcatttatctcatccacacacacacacacacagcagtgtgcATCATGTGTCTTGCTcgaggagtcaaactctctaaccactaggccacaacctCCCGTTAATGTCAGGATGATGCACTTCATCCCGCAACAAAACAAAGCGTGGAATAATGGACACTTGGTGAATTCAACCGTCGCAGCTTTAATTAATCGAGTACTTTTGCTTTAGTACATAGCACAGTGCATTTAGGACACGCTTACATTAATCTGGCACACACCGTCTGATTCACCACAGAAACATGAAGGATGC
This window of the Carassius gibelio isolate Cgi1373 ecotype wild population from Czech Republic chromosome B13, carGib1.2-hapl.c, whole genome shotgun sequence genome carries:
- the LOC127970208 gene encoding uncharacterized protein LOC127970208 isoform X3 translates to MLRRVVIPSLSSVSHLWFQSCDLTDSHRGSHRFTQVHTEFTQIHTGSHRFSQVHTEVHTDSHRFTQVHTDSHRFTQSSHRFTQVHTDSHRFTQIHTEVHTGSHRVHTDSHRFTQVLTGSHRGSHRFTQVHTGSHRFTQVHTEFTQIHTGSHRFTQVHTEFTQIHTGSHRFTQRFTQVHTDSHRGSHRFTQVHTDSHRFTQVHTEFTQIHTDSHRFTQRFSQVHTGSHRFTQIHTEFTQIHTGSHRFTQIHTGSHRFTQIHTGSHRFTQIHTDSHRFTQVHTGSGFQTEELVFVLEQTLAHVHSICFLHTQRVLDHSTLVFLHF
- the LOC127970208 gene encoding histidine-rich glycoprotein isoform X7; the encoded protein is MLRRVVIPSLSSVSHLWFQSCDLTDSHRGSHRFTQVHTEFTQIHTGSHRFSQVHTEVHTDSHRFTQVHTDSHRFTQIHTGSHRVHTDSHRFTQIHTEVHTGSHRGSHRFTQVHTGSHRFTQVHTEFTQIHTGSHRFTQVHTEFTQIHTGSHRFTQRFTQVHTDSHRGSHRFTQVHTDSHRFTQVHTEFTQIHTDSHRFTQIHTDSHRVHTDSHRFTQVHTDSHRFTQVHTEVLTGSHRFTQIHTDSHRFTQVHTDSHRFTQVHTGSHRFTQSSHRFTQVHTGSGFQTEELVFVLEQTLAHVHSICFLHTQRVLDHSTLVFLHF
- the LOC127970208 gene encoding histidine-rich glycoprotein isoform X37, which gives rise to MLRRVVIPSLSSVSHLWFQSCDLTDSHRGSHRFTQVHTEFTQIHTGSHRFSQVHTEVHTDSHRFTQVHTDSHRFTQSSHRFTQVHTDSHRFTQIHTEVHTGSHRVHTDSHRFTQVLTGSHRGSHRFTQVHTGSHRFTQVHTEFTQIHTGSHRFTQVHTEFTQIHTGSHRFTQRFTQVHTDSHRGSHRFTQVHTDSHRFTQVHTEFTQIHTDSHRFTQIHTDSHRVHTGSHRGSHRFTQVHTDSHRFTQVHTGSHRFTQIHTGSGFQTEELVFVLEQTLAHVHSICFLHTQRVLDHSTLVFLHF
- the LOC127970208 gene encoding uncharacterized protein LOC127970208 isoform X34, with the translated sequence MLRRVVIPSLSSVSHLWFQSCDLTDSHRGSHRFTQVHTEFTQIHTGSHRFSQVHTEVHTDSHRFTQVHTDSHRFTQSSHRFTQVHTDSHRFTQIHTEVHTGSHRVHTDSHRFTQVLTGSHRGSHRFTQVHTGSHRFTQVHTEFTQIHTGSHRFTQVHTEFTQIHTGSHRFTQRFTQVHTDSHRGSHRFTQVHTDSHRFTQVHTEFTQIHTDSHRFTQRFSQVHTGSHRFTQIHTEFTQIHTGSHRFTQVHTGSHRFTQIHTGSGFQTEELVFVLEQTLAHVHSICFLHTQRVLDHSTLVFLHF
- the LOC127970208 gene encoding uncharacterized protein LOC127970208 isoform X43, which produces MLRRVVIPSLSSVSHLWFQSCDLTDSHRGSHRFTQVHTEFTQIHTGSHRFSQVHTEVHTDSHRFTQVHTDSHRFTQSSHRFTQVHTDSHRFTQIHTEVHTGSHRVHTDSHRFTQVLTGSHRGSHRFTQVHTGSHRFTQVHTEFTQIHTGSHRFTQVHTEFTQIHTGSHRFTQRFTQVHTDSHRGSHRFTQVHTDSHRFTQVHTEFTQIHTDSHRFTQRFSQVHTGSHRFTQIHTEFTQIHTGSHRFTQIHTGSHRFTQRFSQVHTGSHRFTQIHTDSHRFRVSD
- the LOC127970208 gene encoding histidine-rich glycoprotein isoform X17; translated protein: MLRRVVIPSLSSVSHLWFQSCDLTDSHRGSHRFTQVHTEFTQIHTGSHRFSQVHTEVHTDSHRFTQVHTDSHRFTQSSHRFTQVHTDSHRFTQIHTEVHTGSHRVHTDSHRFTQVLTGSHRGSHRFTQVHTGSHRFTQIHTGSHRFTQRFTQVHTDSHRGSHRFTQVHTDSHRFTQVHTEFTQIHTDSHRFTQIHTDSHRVHTDSHRFTQVHTDSHRFTQVHTEVLTGSHRFTQIHTDSHRFTQVHTDSHRFTQVHTGSHRFTQSSHRFTQVHTGSGFQTEELVFVLEQTLAHVHSICFLHTQRVLDHSTLVFLHF
- the LOC127970208 gene encoding histidine-rich glycoprotein isoform X16 yields the protein MLRRVVIPSLSSVSHLWFQSCDLTDSHRGSHRFTQVHTEFTQIHTGSHRFSQVHTEVHTDSHRFTQVHTDSHRFTQSSHRFTQVHTDSHRFTQSSHRFTQVHTDSHRGSHRFTQSSHRFTQVHTGSHRFTQRFTQIHTGSHRFTQIHTGSHRVHTDSHRFTQIHTGSHRVHTDSHRFTQIHTEVHTGSHRFTQRFSQVHTGSHRFTQIHTGSHRVHTDSHRFTQVHTDSHRFTQSSHRFTQVHTGSHRFTQVHTDSHRFTQVHTGSHRFTQIHTGSGFQTEELVFVLEQTLAHVHSICFLHTQRVLDHSTLVFLHF
- the LOC127970208 gene encoding histidine-rich glycoprotein isoform X11, encoding MLRRVVIPSLSSVSHLWFQSCDLTDSHRGSHRFTQVHTEFTQIHTGSHRFSQVHTEVHTDSHRFTQVHTDSHRVHTDSHRFTQIHTEVHTGSHRFSQVHTEVHTDSHRFTQVHTDSHRFTQIHTGSHRVHTDSHRFTQIHTEVHTGSHRFTQRFSQVHTGSHRFTQIHTGSHRVHTDSHRFTQVHTEVLTGSHRFTQIHTDSHRVHTDSHRFTQVHTDSHRFTQVHTEVLTGSHRFTQIHTDSHRFTQVHTDSHRFTQVHTGSHRFTQSSHRFTQVHTGSGFQTEELVFVLEQTLAHVHSICFLHTQRVLDHSTLVFLHF
- the LOC127970208 gene encoding uncharacterized protein LOC127970208 isoform X38 — protein: MLRRVVIPSLSSVSHLWFQSCDLTDSHRGSHRFTQVHTEFTQIHTGSHRFSQVHTEVHTDSHRFTQVHTDSHRFTQSSHRFTQVHTDSHRFTQSSHRFTQVHTDSHRGSHRFTQSSHRFTQVHTGSHRFTQVHTDSHRFTQSSHRFTQVHTDSHRFTQSSHRFTQVHTDSHRGSHRFTQIHTEVLTGSHRFTQIHTDSHRFTQSSHRFTQIHTGSHRGSHRFTQRFSQVHTGSHRFTQIHTGSHRFTQIHTDSHRFTQVHTGSGFQTEELVFVLEQTLAHVHSICFLHTQRVLDHSTLVFLHF
- the LOC127970208 gene encoding histidine-rich glycoprotein isoform X44, which codes for MLRRVVIPSLSSVSHLWFQSCDLTDSHRGSHRFTQVHTEFTQIHTGSHRFSQVHTEVHTDSHRFTQVHTDSHRFTQSSHRFTQVHTDSHRFTQIHTEVHTGSHRVHTDSHRFTQVLTGSHRGSHRFTQVHTGSHRFTQVHTEFTQIHTGSHRFTQVHTEFTQIHTGSHRFTQRFTQVHTDSHRGSHRFTQVHTDSHRFTQVHTGSHRFTQVHTGSHRFTQIHTDSHRFTQVLTGSHRVHTGSHRFTQVQGFRLKSWCLCWSRL